The nucleotide window ATCCTGCCGGCGCCCGGCAGCCAGGCCCAGAGCTTCCTCGGATCGGGGCCGGCCGAGCGCTTCTCGGTTCCCCCCGTCGGCGACGCCCTGCGCCGGCCGGACGCCCAGCAGCCGGTGCCGGCCCGTCCCACGGCCCCTCCGGCCGAGGCCAGGCGCGACACACCCGTCGCCAGGATCGCTTCGGCGCGGCGCCTGCCGGCGACCACCGATGGGTTCCGCATGGAGGGCGAGGAGGCGAGCTTGAGCCTGCCCGTCTACCTGACGGAAGCGCAGACGCGCGGGCGCCAGCGCCTGCGCATCTCCTACCTCTCGGCCATTTCGGTGGCGCCGGAAGCCTCCGAGCTGATGGTGAGCGTCAACGGCACGGTGATCGGCCGCACCAGCATCCAGGCGCCCGGCGCGGTGAAGGTGGTGGAGTTCGAGATTCCCGAGGGTAACCTCAAGCTCGGCTACAACGCGGTCTCGCTGTCCGCGAGCCAGCGCCACCGCGTCGATTGCTCGCTGAACGCCACGTACGAACTCTGGACGCAGATCGATCCGTCGCGCTCGGGCCTCGTGGTCGCCCCGGTCGCCGCCGCCAATCTCGAACTCAAGGACCTTCCCGCCCTCGAGCCGGATGATAGCGGCGCCCTGCCGGTCCGGGTCGTCACGTCCGACAAGCCGAACCTTCCCCGGCTCGAGCGCATGATCCACGCCGTGGAGGCTCTGGGCCTGATCGGCCGCATCGCCCAGCCCGTGGTCGAGTTCGGCCCGCCGATGTCGGGCCGGGCCGGCCTCAACCTCATCGTCGGGACGGCGGCGGAATTGCGGGAGATGCCCGATCTCGAAGGGATCGGCCCCACCGGCGGCCCGAGGTTGCTGGTCCTGCCGCCGCGTGCGGACAAGGCACCGACCCTCGTCGTCAGCGGCACCAGCTACGGTGAGATCGAGGATGCCATCGCCGCCCTGGCGCGGGGTGGCGAGACCTATGGAACCGCGACCGGCCTGAAGGCGGCGGCCCTGGCGCGCGGCATCATCCTCGAGGGTGACGAAACGGTCTCGCTCAAGAGCCTCGGCGTCTCGACGCGGGAATTTTCCGGGCGGCTGCTGCGCACCGATTTCGACGTCTATCTTCCGTCCGACTTCCTGCCCGCCGATTACGGCAAGGTCATGCTGAACCTGGCGGGCGCCTACGCGGCCGGCCTGACCTCGGAAGCCCGCATCCTCGTCGATCTCAACGGCAGCAACGCCGCCAGCGTGCCGCTGGCGCAGACGCGCGGCGAGGTCTTCGAGAACAACACCATCCCGCTGCCGCTCGCCCGCTGGCGTCCGGGCCTCAACCGGGTCGCGATCATGGCCCAGGTCCCGGCTCCCGCCGACGAGACCTGCGGCCTCAACGCCACGGATTCGAAGCGGGAGCGCTTCCTGATCCTCGATCGCGCCAGCCTGTCGATCCCCACGCTCGCGCGCGCGGCCAGGATCCCCGATCTCGCCGCGACCACGAGCGGAGCCCTCGCCTTCGTGAAGGGCGAGCGCCGTCCGCGCCTGGTGCTGCCGAGCCTCGACAAGGACACCGTCGCCGCCGCCACGACCCTCGCCGCCCGGCTCGCGGTGGCCGCCGGTCGGATGATCGATTTCGAGCTCGCCGGCGACATGCAGGGCGGTGCCTCCGGGCCGACCCTCGTCGTCGGCCCTGTGCGGTCGCTGTCACCCTCGACCCTGTCGGGGCTGGGACTCGACCCGGACCAGATCAGGACGATCTGGCAGGCGCGGGCGGAAACCACGCGCGCGCCCGGTCAATCCGGCTCGGTGCCGGCGCCGACCCTGGACCGGCTTCGTCGCAATCTGCCGCAGCGCTGCAGCCTGCCCGAACTCACCATGCGCGCAGCCGTCCCGAGCCCCTCCGCCGCCGCTCCCGGAGAGACCCGGCGCGGCGCCGAGGCCAAGCTGTCGGATGGCGATCTCGTGACCAAGTGGGACGAGACCCTGCGCGCCCGCCATCCCTTCGTGGAGGCGGCGGCCGGCACCGTCGAGCGAGCCGGGGCCGTGGTCTCCACCCTCGTCGGCGATCCCCGCACCTGGTTCGACGCGGCCAAGCCCTCGTCCGCCACCATCGCGGTGCCCCCCGGCGCCAGCCTGCTCATGGCGCAGGGCTTTCCCACCAAGGCGGCGGCACAGGACGGGTTCGACGGATCGGTCACGGTGGTGACCGCCCCCAACGCCCTGCTTCTCAAGGCGTCGACGGCCTGCCTCGTCGATCCTGCGGTCTGGGCGCGGATCGACGGACGCTTCGCGTTCCTCGATGCCTCGGACGGCTCCCTCGAAACGGTGGCGCCCCGGCAGGTCGACTTCGTCGAGACGAAGACCCGCTCCTTGTCCAACATCCGCCTCGTCACCGCCGGCTGGCTCTCGATGAACCCGGCGATCTACGTGGCGCTGACCCTCGGCTTCGCCCTGCTCCTCGGCCTGACGACGTCGTCGCTCGTCCGCAATATCGGCCGGAGGAACGGATGACCCGCGGCCTACCTCCCTTCGTCGGCCTCTCTCTCGGCGTCGTGCTGGCCCTCGCGAGCGCCTGGATCGCTCCCGCGCGGGCACAGGACGGCACCTCGCCGGTTCCGCCCTCCACCGCGATCCCCGCCGCTCCCACCCCGAGAGGAGACGCCATGCCCGGAGCCTCCAAGGTCGCGGCCCTGGTCGATTCCCTCAAGAATCCCGAGGTCTGGCGCGCCTACCGGTCCCGCTTCGTCACCGAGCAGGGCCGCGTGGTGGACACCGCCAACGGCATGATCAGCCATAGCGAAGGGCAGGGCTACGGCATGCTCCTCGCCGTGGCGGCCAATGACCGGGCCACCTTCGAACGGCTGTGGGGATGGACCCGCGCCAACCTGATGGTCCGTTCCGACGCGCTGATGGCGTGGCGCTGGGAGCCCGCCAAACGGCCGGCTATCGCAGACCTGAACAACGCCTCCGACGGGGATATCCTGGTCGCCTGGGCCCTCACCGAGGCGGCCGAGGCCTGGGACGAGGCCTCCTACCGGGTGGCCGCGCGGCGGATCGCCGTGGAGATCGCGCGCAAGGCCATCCTGTTCAAGGACAGGAACGGCGCCCTGCTGCTGCCGGCGGTCTCCGGTTTCTCCGCCGCCGAGCGGGCGGACGGACCGCTGATCAACCTGTCGTACTGGGTTTTCCCGGCCTTCGCCCGCCTGCCCGCCGTCGCCCCCGAATTCGATTGGGCGGCCCTGACCAATAGCGGCCTCAACCTCCTTCGCCGGTCCCGCTTCGGCCCGTCGAAACTGCCGACCGAATGGATCTCCCTGAAGGGCGACGAGCCGCGGCCGGCTGACGGATTCCCGCCGCTCTATTCCTACAATGCCATCCGCATCCCGCTCTATCTGGTCTGGGCGGGGATCGGGCGCCCGAGCGATTACGAGCCCTTCGTCGCCCTGTGGTCCGGCCCCGACCGCGAGCGGCTGCCCATCGTCGATACCGCCGATGGTCGGACGGTCGAGTCCCTGAGCGAGAGCGGCTACACCGCCCTGTCGGCCCTGCTTCTGTGCGACCGGCGCGGCACGCCGCTGCCGGACGGGTTCGGACGACCGCAGGCGGGGGAGAACTACTACCCGACCACGCTGCACCTCCTGGCGATGGTGGCGCTGCAGATGAGGAACCTGTCATGTCAGGCACGGTGATCCGCGGATCGGGACGGCCGGTGACCGCGACGTCGACGGCGCAAGCAAAGTCACCGATGGGTCGCGCCAAGCGGCTCACGCTGCTTGGCGGCGTCTCCCTCGTCGGGCTCTATCTCGTCATCCCGGCCGCGGGGCAGGCCGAGAACCCGGACGAGACGGCCCGCGCGCCCGCGATCATCGCCGCGCCCGGCAGCTCCGCTGCCGCCGGCATGGTCGACGAGAGCGCCCTTCGATACTACGCGTCGC belongs to Methylobacterium sp. 77 and includes:
- a CDS encoding glycosyl hydrolase family 8 encodes the protein MTRGLPPFVGLSLGVVLALASAWIAPARAQDGTSPVPPSTAIPAAPTPRGDAMPGASKVAALVDSLKNPEVWRAYRSRFVTEQGRVVDTANGMISHSEGQGYGMLLAVAANDRATFERLWGWTRANLMVRSDALMAWRWEPAKRPAIADLNNASDGDILVAWALTEAAEAWDEASYRVAARRIAVEIARKAILFKDRNGALLLPAVSGFSAAERADGPLINLSYWVFPAFARLPAVAPEFDWAALTNSGLNLLRRSRFGPSKLPTEWISLKGDEPRPADGFPPLYSYNAIRIPLYLVWAGIGRPSDYEPFVALWSGPDRERLPIVDTADGRTVESLSESGYTALSALLLCDRRGTPLPDGFGRPQAGENYYPTTLHLLAMVALQMRNLSCQAR
- a CDS encoding cellulose biosynthesis cyclic di-GMP-binding regulatory protein BcsB, encoding MQSVRVLTALSCLTALGLILPAPGSQAQSFLGSGPAERFSVPPVGDALRRPDAQQPVPARPTAPPAEARRDTPVARIASARRLPATTDGFRMEGEEASLSLPVYLTEAQTRGRQRLRISYLSAISVAPEASELMVSVNGTVIGRTSIQAPGAVKVVEFEIPEGNLKLGYNAVSLSASQRHRVDCSLNATYELWTQIDPSRSGLVVAPVAAANLELKDLPALEPDDSGALPVRVVTSDKPNLPRLERMIHAVEALGLIGRIAQPVVEFGPPMSGRAGLNLIVGTAAELREMPDLEGIGPTGGPRLLVLPPRADKAPTLVVSGTSYGEIEDAIAALARGGETYGTATGLKAAALARGIILEGDETVSLKSLGVSTREFSGRLLRTDFDVYLPSDFLPADYGKVMLNLAGAYAAGLTSEARILVDLNGSNAASVPLAQTRGEVFENNTIPLPLARWRPGLNRVAIMAQVPAPADETCGLNATDSKRERFLILDRASLSIPTLARAARIPDLAATTSGALAFVKGERRPRLVLPSLDKDTVAAATTLAARLAVAAGRMIDFELAGDMQGGASGPTLVVGPVRSLSPSTLSGLGLDPDQIRTIWQARAETTRAPGQSGSVPAPTLDRLRRNLPQRCSLPELTMRAAVPSPSAAAPGETRRGAEAKLSDGDLVTKWDETLRARHPFVEAAAGTVERAGAVVSTLVGDPRTWFDAAKPSSATIAVPPGASLLMAQGFPTKAAAQDGFDGSVTVVTAPNALLLKASTACLVDPAVWARIDGRFAFLDASDGSLETVAPRQVDFVETKTRSLSNIRLVTAGWLSMNPAIYVALTLGFALLLGLTTSSLVRNIGRRNG